In the genome of Cryptomeria japonica chromosome 8, Sugi_1.0, whole genome shotgun sequence, one region contains:
- the LOC131857975 gene encoding pathogenesis-related thaumatin-like protein 3.8 → MAILSDLALVLVAGLAISLYMQEAGAVKFDIRNQCGYTVWAAGLPGLGGQQLDQGKTWTVDVPAGTQVGRFWGRTGCSFNASGQGTCQTGDCGGQLSCQVSGAVPATLAEYTLNVNGNTDYYDVSLVDGFNVPLSINPTNAQCTGSACRADINAVCPAELKVEGGCNTACNVFQTDQYCCTSSYANNCPPTNYSMIFKNQCPQAYSYTKDDSSNNYSCPSGTTDHSVVFCP, encoded by the exons ATGGCCATATTATCAGATCTTGCGCTTGTTCTTGTTGCTGGACTGGCCATATCCCTTTATATGCAAG AGGCTGGGGCAGTGAAGTTTGATATACGGAACCAGTGCGGGTACACAGTTTGGGCAGCAGGACTACCCGGATTAGGAGGGCAGCAGCTGGACCAGGGTAAGACGTGGACGGTGGATGTGCCGGCGGGGACACAGGTGGGAAGATTTTGGGGCCGAACCGGCTGTTCTTTCAATGCGAGCGGCCAAGGAACCTGTCAAACCGGTGACTGCGGCGGCCAACTGAGCTGCCAAGTCTCGGGAGCCGTTCCGGCCACGCTGGCGGAGTATACCCTCAATGTAAATGGCAACACGGACTACTACGACGTCTCTCTGGTGGACGGCTTCAACGTTCCTCTCTCCATCAATCCCACCAATGCACAGTGCACCGGCTCTGCCTGCAGAGCCGACATCAATGCTGTGTGCCCCGCTGAATTGAAGGTGGAGGGAGGATGCAATACTGCCTGCAATGTCTTTCAAACCGACCAGTACTGCTGCACTAGTAGTTATGCCAACAACTGCCCTCCCACAAACTACTCGATGATATTCAAGAACCAGTGCCCTCAGGCCTACAGTTATACCAAGGACGATTCTTCCAACAATTACTCTTGCCCTTCTGGTACCACCGACCACAGTGTTGTATTCTGTCCCTAG
- the LOC131070843 gene encoding pathogenesis-related thaumatin-like protein 3.8: MAKVSDLALLLVAGMAISLYIQETGAVKFDIRNQCGYTVWAAGLPGGGQQLTQCQTWTVNLAAGTQSARFWGRTGCSFDASGKGTCQTGDCRGQLSCRVSLVDGFNIPLSINPTNTQCTAPACKADVNAVWPAELKVTGGCKSACVAFQTDQYCCTGSYANSCPATNYSMIFKQQCPQAYSYAKDDTATFACPSGTDYSIVFCP, from the exons ATGGCCAAAGTATCAGATCTTGCGCTGCTTCTTGTGGCTGGAATGGCCATATCTCTTTATATTCAAG AGACGGGAGCAGTTAAGTTTGATATACGGAACCAGTGCGGGTACACAGTCTGGGCGGCGGGATTACCCGGAGGAGGGCAGCAGCTGACCCAGTGTCAGACATGGACGGTTAATTTGGCGGCGGGGACACAGTCGGCAAGATTCTGGGGTCGAACCGGCTGCTCTTTCGATGCGAGCGGCAAAGGAACCTGTCAAACCGGTGACTGCCGCGGCCAACTGAGCTGCAGAGTCTCCCTGGTGGACGGCTTCAACattcctctttccatcaacccTACCAATACACAGTGCACCGCCCCTGCATGCAAAGCCGACGTGAACGCTGTGTGGCCTGCTGAATTGAAGGTGACTGGCGGATGCAAGAGTGCCTGCGTTGCCTTTCAAACCGACCAGTATTGCTGCACTGGCAGCTATGCTAACAGCTGCCCTGCGACAAACTACTCAATGATATTCAAGCAGCAGTGCCCTCAGGCCTACAGTTATGCCAAGGACGATACAGCCACATTCGCTTGCCCCTCTGGTACTGACTACAGTATTGTATTCTGTCCCTAG